From the genome of Impatiens glandulifera chromosome 9, dImpGla2.1, whole genome shotgun sequence, one region includes:
- the LOC124913744 gene encoding transportin-1-like — protein sequence MTATVSWSPQEEGFKEVFGLLEQQISPTSDKSQILSQLQRYSQLQDFNNYLVFILARAEGKQMEVRQAAGLLLKNNLRSSFELLIPSSKEYIKSELLPCMGSADKLIRSTTGSIISVLVQIAGVHGWPELLNTLVKCLDSNDLNCMEGAMDALSKICEDIPQVLDSDMPGLTERPISVFLPRMLQFFQSTHASLRKLSLASVNQYIMLMPQVLKLSMEKYLQGLFMLADDPVAEVRKLVCGAFVQLIEVHPHFLQPHLRNLIQYILRVNKDVDEVALEACEFWSAYCDAQLPPENLREFLPHIIPILLSNMVYADDDETLIEAEEDGSEPDREQDLKPRFHSSRIHGSENSEDDDDDIVNVWNLRKCSAAALDILSNVFGDEILPTLMPIVQAKLSTIDDTAWKDREAAVLALGAVADGCINGLYPHLPEIVTFLIPRLDDKFPLIRSISCWTLSRFSKFIVQGIGYKEGHEQFDKVLTGLLRRMLDDNKRVQEAACSAFATLEEEAADELAPWLETILQHLMFAFGKYQRRNLRIVYDAIGTLADAVGVELNQPSYLNIMMPPLLAKWQHLSNSDKDLCPLLECFTSIAQALSSGFAQFAEPVFQRCINIIQTQQLAKANPVQSGIQYERELIVCSLDLLSGLTEGLGSGIESLVSQSNLKDLLLQCCMDDASDVRQSAFALVGDLARVCSIHLRPRLAEFLDVAAKQLSVSKLKETISLANNACWAIGELAVKVGQEVSPVVMAVISCLVPILKHAEELNKSLVENSAITLGRLAWVCPEIVSPHMEHFMQPWCIALSMIRDDIEKEDAFRGLCAMVRANPSGAINSLVSMCRAIASWHEIRNKDLHNEVCSVLSGYKQLLGNEDWEKCMAALEPALRDRLSKYQL from the exons ATGACGGCGACGGTGTCGTGGAGCCCCCAAGAAGAAGGATTCAAGGAGGTTTTCGGCTTGCTTGAGCAGCAGATATCACCGACTTCTGATAAGTCTCAGATATTGAGCCAACTTCAACGCTACTCACAGTTACAGGATTTCAATAACTATCTCGTTTTTATCCTTGCTCGAGCCGAG GGCAAACAAATGGAAGTCCGACAAGCTGCTGGGTTGCTTCTCAAGAATAACCTCCGAAGTTCCTTTGAGTTGTTGATTCCTTCATCTAAGGAATATATAAAATCAGAATTATTGCCTTGCATGGGTTCAGCTGACAAGCTTATTAGATCTACCACTGGGAGTATTATAAGTGTACTAGTTCAGATTGCAGGAGTTCATGGATGGCCAGAGCTTCTAAATACACTTGTTAAATGCTTGGATAGTAATGACTTAAATTGCATGGAAGGTGCTATGGATGCACTTTCCAAG ATATGTGAGGATATACCTCAAGTGCTAGATTCAGATATGCCTGGATTAACTGAGAGACCTATCAGTGTATTCCTTCCCAGAATGTTGCAG TTTTTCCAGTCCACGCATGCATCACTAAGAAAGCTGTCTCTGGCTTCTGTAAACCAGTATATCATGTTAATGCCTCAA GTTTTGAAATTGTCCATGGAGAAGTATCTGCAAGGTTTATTCATGCTTGCTGATGACCCAGTAGCTGAGGTGCGGAAATTG GTCTGTGGAGCATTTGTTCAATTGATTGAAGTTCATCCACATTTCTTGCAG CCACACTTGAGGAATTTGATTCAATATATATTGCGTGTAAATAAGGATGTCGATGAGGTTGCTCTTGAAGCTTGTGAATTTTG GTCTGCTTATTGTGACGCACAATTACCACCTGAAAACCTTAGAGAATTCCTGCCACATATAATCCCG ATTTTATTGTCAAACATGGTTTATGCTGATGATGACGAAACACTAATTGAGGCTGAG GAGGATGGGTCAGAGCCAGACCGTGAACAG GATCTGAAGCCTAGGTTTCATTCATCGCGTATTCATGGGTCTGAGAATTCTGAAGATGAT GATGATGACATAGTCAATGTTTGGAACTTGAGGAAGTGCAGTGCAGCTGCACTTGATATTCTGTCTAATGTATTTGGTGATGAGATTCTACCAACTTTGATGCCTATAGTGCAG GCTAAGCTATCAACTATTGATGACACTGCCTGGAAAGACAGAGAAGCTGCTGTTTTAGCTCTTGGTGCCGTAGCTGATGGCTGTATCAACGGTCTCTATCCCCATTTACCAGAG ATTGTCACATTTCTAATTCCCCGTTTAGATGACAAGTTTCCCTTGATACGAAGCATCTCATGTTGGACCCTCTCTCGTTTCAGCAAATTCATTGTCCAG GGAATTGGCTATAAAGAAGGTCATGAGCAATTTGATAAAGTTCTCACGGGGCTCCTTCGAAGAATGCTGGATGATAATAAGAGGGTGCAAGAGGCTGCCTGTTCAGCTTTTGCAACTCTAGAAGAG GAGGCAGCTGATGAATTGGCTCCATGGTTGGAGACCATTCTCCAACACTTAATGTTTGCTTTTGGGAAATATCAG AGGAGAAATCTTAGAATCGTATATGATGCTATTGGGACTCTAGCAGATGCTGTTGGCGTTGAATTAAACCAG CCTTCGTACCTAAATATTATGATGCCTCCACTGCTTGCGAAGTGGCAACATCTTTCAAATTCAGACAAAGACCTTTGCCCACTGTTGGAATGCTTTACATCTATTGCTCAG GCTTTGAGTAGTGGGTTTGCACAGTTTGCAGAACCTGTTTTCCAGAGGTGTATTAATATCATCCAAACCCAACAACTGGCAAAG GCTAATCCTGTTCAATCTGGGATCCAATACGAGAGAGAACTCATTGTGTGTTCCTTGGATCTGCTCTCTGGACTAACAGAAGGTCTTGGTAGCGGGATAGAATCTCTG GTTTCACAAAGTAATTTGAAGGACCTGCTTCTTCAATGTTGCATGGATGATGCCTCTGATGTTAGACAAAGTGCTTTTGCTTTAGTTGGTGATCTCGCAAGG GTATGTAGCATCCATTTGCGTCCACGCCTGGCTGAATTCCTCGACGTTGCTGCAAAACAACTG AGTGTTTCTAAGCTGAAAGAAACAATTTCCCTGGCTAACAATGCATGCTGGGCCATTGGTGAATTAGCAGTCAAG GTTGGACAAGAAGTTTCTCCAGTAGTGATGGCTGTTATCTCATGCTTGGTTCCAATTCTTAAGCATGCTGAG GAGCTCAACAAGTCACTTGTAGAAAATAGTGCCATCACCCTTGGGAGACTTGCCTGGGTCTGTCCAGAGATTGTATCACCGCACATGGAGCATTTCATGCAACCATGGTGTATTGCTCTCTCTAT GATTCGGGATGACATTGAAAAAGAGGATGCTTTTCGTGGTTTATGTGCAATG GTTAGAGCTAACCCATCAGGAGCAATAAATTCGCTTGTCTCCATGTGCAGAGCTATTGCAAGTTGGCAT GAAATAAGGAACAAAGACTTGCACAATGAAGTTTGCAGTGTCTTAAGCGGTTATAAGCAG TTGCTTGGGAATGAAGATTGGGAGAAATGCATGGCTGCTCTTGAGCCAGCATTGAGGGACAGACTATCGAAATATCAACTGTGA